The Euphorbia lathyris chromosome 2, ddEupLath1.1, whole genome shotgun sequence genome includes a window with the following:
- the LOC136219115 gene encoding GDP-L-galactose phosphorylase 2, whose product MGDKLMLSIKRVPTVVSNFQKEETEEVGRRSDGCGRNCLRNCCIQGARLPLYAFKKSYKSVGEKKVFGHGSEPPVPFLDSLLLGEWEDRMQKGLFRYDVTACETKVIPGRYGFIAQLNEGRHLKKRPTEFRVDKVLQPFDGNKFNFTKVGQEEVLFQFGASEDGEVQFFPNAPIDAENSPSVVAINVSPIEYGHVLLIPRILECLPQMIDRESLLLALHMAAEAGNPHFRLGYNSLGAFATINHLHFQAYYLAVHFPIEKAPTKMVTTMDTGVKISELENYPVRGLLFEGGNTLEHLSNTVADACICLQVNNIPYNVLISDSGKRIFLLPQCYAEKQALGEVSPELLDTQVNPAVWEISGHMVLKRKEDFEEATEENAWRLLAEVSLSEARFQEVNALIFEAMLYCGNGCQNDGESMLADENVESRDQGDDIDSNSHHSMVTGTQECLVLQ is encoded by the exons ATGGGTGATAAATTGATGTTGAGCATCAAGAGGGTTCCTACTGTTGTATCTAATTTCCAGAAAGAGGAGACGGAAGAGGTTGGTCGCCGGAGCGATGGCTGTGGCCGCAATTGCCTTCGAAATTGTTGCATTCAAG GGGCAAGACTCCCTTTATACGCTTTCAAGAAATCGTACAAGTCTGTTGGCGAAAAGAAGGTGTTTGGTCATGGAAGCGAGCCTCCGGTTCCATTCCTTGACTCACTCCTTCTCGGAGAG TGGGAGGATCGCATGCAGAAAGGGCTCTTTCGATATGATGTCACTGCCTGCGAAACCAAG GTGATTCCTGGCCGATATGGATTTATTGCCCAGCTGAACGAAGGCCGGCACTTGAAGAAGAGACCTACTGAGTTCCGTGTTGACAAGGTCCTCCAGCCTTTTGACGGTAACAAGTTCAATTTCACTAAAGTTGGGCAAGAAGAGGTGCTCTTTCAGTTTGGAGCCAGTGAAGATGGTGAAGTTCAGTTCTTCCCAAATGCCCCAATTGATGCTGAGAATTCTCCAAGTGTGGTTGCCATCAat GTTAGCCCCATTGAGTATGGGCATGTACTGTTGATCCCGCGGATTCTGGAGTGCTTGCCTCAGATGATTGATCGCGAGAGCTTGTTGCTTGCACTTCACATGGCAGCTGAAGCTGGGAATCCACACTTCCGCTTGGGTTACAACAGCTTGGGTGCATTTGCCACCATCAACCATCTTCACTTTCAG GCTTACTACTTGGCTGTCCACTTTCCCATTGAGAAGGCACCCACTAAGATGGTTACCACCATGGATACTGGAGTGAAAATCTCGGAGCTCGAGAATTACCCTGTCAGAGGCCTTCTGTTTGAAGGTGGAAATACTCTTGAACATTTATCCAATACTGTCGCAGATGCTTGCATTTGTCTCCAAGTTAACAACATACCTTACAATGTGCTCATATCTGATTCTGGAAAGCGTATCTTTCTCTTGCCACAG TGTTATGCTGAGAAACAAGCACTTGGCGAAGTGAGTCCGGAGCTTCTTGATACCCAAGTGAACCCTGCTGTGTGGGAAATCAGTGGGCATATGGTGTTAAAGAGGAAGGAGGACTTTGAGGAGGCAACAGAGGAGAATGCTTGGAGGCTGCTGGCTGAGGTTTCTCTATCTGAAGCGAGATTCCAGGAAGTGAATGCCCTCATCTTTGAAGCCATGTTGTACTGCGGAAATGGGTGTCAAAATGATGGTGAGAGCATGCTTGCGGATGAGAATGTTGAATCTCGTGACCAAGGTGATGACATTGACTCAAACAGTCATCATTCAATGGTGACTGGAACACAGGAATGCCTAGTTCTGCAGTAA